A single region of the Populus nigra chromosome 2, ddPopNigr1.1, whole genome shotgun sequence genome encodes:
- the LOC133681503 gene encoding uncharacterized protein LOC133681503 isoform X1 gives MAKRDLSGSEPDESENSSSEEEGEEVGKLKGITEYEKQRLSRIAENKARMEALGLNKMATSLMGSVQKSRQRKGKQKFVDDEEYRPIDETASDDDGDDFDDEDFVGGQSSSKSRRSKDKRKSSKPKKIPVQKHVSGADYIYGDDDELMQAIALSLHDSANDATPKERKVDAQVQEDAGRKKRKKAFSSRVQMTEDDLILHFFQFDEAGKGAITMRDLRRVAIAHDFTWTDKELADMIHCFDGDGDGKLSLDDFRKIAGRCNMIQSSENQ, from the exons ATGGCGAAGCGAGATTTGTCGGGTTCGGAGCCCGATGAAAGCGAGAATTCAAGTtcggaagaagaaggagaagaagtggGGAAGCTGAAGGGGATAACGGAGTATGAGAAACAGAGACTATCGAGAATCGCGGAGAATAAAGCTAGAATGGAGGCTCTGGGTCTTAATAAAATGGCAACTTCTTTGATGGGTTCGGTTCAGAAGTCAAGGCAGCGAAAAGGGAAACAAAAATTTGTTGATGACGAGGAATATAGGCCCATTGATGAGACTGCTAGTGATGACGATGGCGATGATTTTGATGACGAAGATTTTGTGGGAGGTCAATCTTCTTCGAAGTCTCGGAGAAGTAAG GATAAGAGGAAAAgttcaaaacctaaaaaaattccTGTTCAGAAGCATGTTAGTGGTGCAGATTACATTTATGGGGATGATGATGAATTAATGCAG GCAATTGCTCTGTCATTGCATGATTCTGCAAATGATGCAACTCCTAAAGAGAGAAAGGTAGATGCTCAGGTTCAAGAAGATGCAGgaaggaagaagaggaaaaaagcG TTCAGTAGTCGGGTGCAGATGACTGAGGATGACCTTATCTTGCATTTCTTTCAGTTTGATG AGGCAGGAAAAGGGGCAATAACGATGAGAGATCTCCGAAGAGTAGCAATTGCTCATGATTTTACATGGACAGACAAGGAATTGGCTGATATGATACATTGCTTTGATGGTGATGGAGATGGGAAG CTAAGTCTTGATGATTTTCGAAAGATTGCTGGTCGATGCAACATGATTCAGAGTTCTGAAAATCAATGA
- the LOC133681503 gene encoding uncharacterized protein LOC133681503 isoform X2: MAKRDLSGSEPDESENSSSEEEGEEVGKLKGITEYEKQRLSRIAENKARMEALGLNKMATSLMGSVQKSRQRKGKQKFVDDEEYRPIDETASDDDGDDFDDEDFVGGQSSSKSRRSKDKRKSSKPKKIPVQKHVSGADYIYGDDDELMQAIALSLHDSANDATPKERKVDAQVQEDAGRKKRKKAFSSRVQMTEDDLILHFFQFDEAGKGAITMRDLRRVAIAHDFTWTDKELADMIHCFDGDGDGKAQGLFPNAVALFECFSLEL, translated from the exons ATGGCGAAGCGAGATTTGTCGGGTTCGGAGCCCGATGAAAGCGAGAATTCAAGTtcggaagaagaaggagaagaagtggGGAAGCTGAAGGGGATAACGGAGTATGAGAAACAGAGACTATCGAGAATCGCGGAGAATAAAGCTAGAATGGAGGCTCTGGGTCTTAATAAAATGGCAACTTCTTTGATGGGTTCGGTTCAGAAGTCAAGGCAGCGAAAAGGGAAACAAAAATTTGTTGATGACGAGGAATATAGGCCCATTGATGAGACTGCTAGTGATGACGATGGCGATGATTTTGATGACGAAGATTTTGTGGGAGGTCAATCTTCTTCGAAGTCTCGGAGAAGTAAG GATAAGAGGAAAAgttcaaaacctaaaaaaattccTGTTCAGAAGCATGTTAGTGGTGCAGATTACATTTATGGGGATGATGATGAATTAATGCAG GCAATTGCTCTGTCATTGCATGATTCTGCAAATGATGCAACTCCTAAAGAGAGAAAGGTAGATGCTCAGGTTCAAGAAGATGCAGgaaggaagaagaggaaaaaagcG TTCAGTAGTCGGGTGCAGATGACTGAGGATGACCTTATCTTGCATTTCTTTCAGTTTGATG AGGCAGGAAAAGGGGCAATAACGATGAGAGATCTCCGAAGAGTAGCAATTGCTCATGATTTTACATGGACAGACAAGGAATTGGCTGATATGATACATTGCTTTGATGGTGATGGAGATGGGAAG GCTCAAGGACTCTTTCCAAATGCCGTGGCACTTTTTGAGTGTTTTAGTTTGGAACTTTGA
- the LOC133681501 gene encoding probable plastidic glucose transporter 1 isoform X1: MWVATVLPKPVPPVLSVLTSSRNPKQSSFHFRFSYRPLNLKVSATKQQQQLPEPKADKKNPSSSDLGWLPAFPHVLIASMSNFLFGYHIGVMNGPIVSVAKELGFEGNSTLEGLVVSIFIAGAFLGSVASGSLVDKLGCRRTFQLDTIPLILGALISAQAHSLDEILWGRFLVGLGIGVNTVLVPIYISEVAPTKYRGSLGTLCQIGTCLGIIASLFLDIPSETDPHWWRTVLYIASAPGFILALGMQFAVESPRWLCKVGRLDDAKTVIRNIWGSSEVETAIQDFQSVIKNNGVNVGSGWLELLEEPHSRVAFIGGALFVLQQFAGINGVLYFSSLTFKDVGITSSSLASLFVGLANFAGALCAVYLMDKEGRQKLLIGSYLGMAVSMFLIACAIGFPVDEELSHNLSILGTLMYIFTFAIGAGPVTGLIIPELSSAKMRGKIMGFSFSVHWVCNFLVGLLFLDLVEIFGVAPVYTGFGSVSLLAAIYAKYFLVETKGRSLEEIEMSLNPDFSVRDKGP, encoded by the exons ATGTGGGTGGCTACGGTACTTCCTAAACCGGTTCCTCCGGTTCTTTCCGTTCTCACTTCTTCAAGAAACCCTAAACAAAGTTCTTTTCATTTCCGGTTCTCGTATCGACCTTTAAACCTTAAAGTTTCAGCAacaaagcagcagcagcagcttcccGAGCCGAAggctgataaaaaaaacccaagtagTTCTGATTTAGGATGGCTCCCTGCTTTTCCTCACGTCTTGATTGCCTCTATGTCAaattttctatttggttatcATATAGG GGTAATGAATGGTCCTATTGTTTCTGTTGCAAAAGAGTTGGGTTTTGAAGGAAATTCAACTCTTGAGGGTCTTGTGGTTAGCATTTTTATTGCTGGTGCATTTCTTGGAAGCGTGGCATCAGGTTCACTAGTTGATAAACTTGGATGTCGTCGCACGTTTCAGCTTGACACAATACCATTAATTCTGGGTGCACTTATAAG TGCGCAAGCGCACTCTTTGGATGAAATACTCTGGGGAAGATTTCTTGTTGGGCTTGGGATTGGTGTGAACACTGTTCTTGTTCCAATCTATATTTCAGAG GTTGCACCAACAAAATACAGAGGTTCATTGGGAACCTTGTGTCAGATTGGGACATGTCTTGGAATCATTGCATCATTGTTCCTTGATATTCCTTCTGAAACTGATCCACACTG GTGGAGGACAGTACTCTACATTGCAAGTGCTCCTGGATTTATTCTTGCACTCGGTATGCAGTTTGCTGTGGAAAGCCCCCGCTGGCTATGTAAA GTAGGGAGGCTAGATGATGCTAAAACAGTTATTCGTAATATTTGGGGATCATCTGAAGTTGAAACGGCAATCCAAGATTTCCAATCAGTCATCAAGAATAATGGCGTTAATGTGGGTAGTGGATGGTTGGAACTCCTGGAGGAACCACATTCTAGAG TTGCATTTATCGGAGGTGCCCTTTTTGTACTGCAACAGTTTGCTGGGATAAATGGAGTCCTTTATTTTTCATCGTTGACTTTTAAAGATGTCGGTATAACAAGTAGCAGTTTAGCAAGCTTATTTGTTGGACTTGCCAACTTTGCAG GTGCACTTTGTGCTGTATACCTAATGGATAAGGAAGGGAGACAAAAGCTCCTGATTGGCAGTTACTTGGGAATG GCAGTTTCAATGTTTCTTATTGCTTGTGCTATCGGTTTTCCAGTAGATGAAGAACTCAGTCACAATTTGTCAATACTAGGAACTCTGAT GTACATTTTCACATTTGCCATCGGAGCTGGCCCTGTAACTGGTCTCATCATACCAGAACTGAGCAGCGCCAAGATGCGAGGGAAGATTATGGGGTTCAGTTTTTCTGTTCATTGG GTTTGCAATTTCCTGGTGGGTCTATTATTTCTCGACTTGGTGGAGATTTTTGGAGTTGCTCCTGTTTATACCGGCTTTGGCAGTGTGTCCTTGTTAGCAGCAATATATGCCAAGTATTTCTTAGTTGAAACTAAAGGACGCTCTCTTGAAGAGATTGAAATGTCTCTGAACCCCGATTTCTCTGTCAGAGACAAGGGACCTTAA
- the LOC133681504 gene encoding vesicle-associated protein 1-2-like, giving the protein MVIEDLLSIEPQELQFPFELKKQISCSLQLRNKSDNYVAFKVKTTNPKKYCVRPNTGVVLPRLSCDVIVTMQAQKEMPLDMQCKDKFLLQSVITSPGATVKDITPEMFNKEAGHEVEECKLRVVYVAPPGPPSPVREESEEGSSPRASVSDNGNFSTSEQSAVSRSYVQRPQPEDNSPEAKALISKLTEEKNSAVQQNKQLQQELELLRHHSSRSRGGIPFIYTILVAMVGIILGYLMKRT; this is encoded by the exons ATGGTTATCGAAGATCTTCTCAGCATCGAGCCTCAAGAGCTCCAATTCCCTT tTGAATTAAAGAAGCAGATCTCGTGTTCTCTACAGTTGCGAAATAAAAGTGACAATTATGTTGCTTTTAAG GTCAAGACAACAAATCCAAAGAAGTATTGTGTTAGGCCTAACACAGGAGTTGTGTTGCCAAGGCTTTCCTGTGATGTTATtg TCACAATGCAAGCACAGAAGGAGATGCCACTCGATATGCAATGCAAGGACAAGTTTTTACTTCAGAGTGTAATTACAAGTCCTGGAGCTACAGTCAAGGATATTACTCCAGAGATG TTTAATAAGGAGGCGGGGCATGAAGTTGAAGAGTGCAAATTGAGGGTTGTTTATGTTGCTCCACCTGGACCACCGTCACCGGTGCGTGAAGAATCAGAGGAAGGTTCTTCTCCTAGAGCTTCCGTGTCAGATAATGGGAATTTTAGCACTTCCGAACAGTCAGCT GTTTCAAGGTCTTATGTCCAGAGACCACAGCCTGAAGATAACTCACCTGAG GCAAAGGCTCTCATTTCCAAGCTGACTGAGGAGAAAAATTCCGCTGTTCAGCAAAATAAGCAACTTCAGCAAGAACTG GAGCTGTTGAGGCACCATTCTAGCAGAAGTCGAGGAGGTATCCCTTTCATATACACCATTCTTGTTGCCATGGTAGGCATCATTTTGGGATACCTCATGAAAAGGACATGA
- the LOC133681647 gene encoding uncharacterized protein LOC133681647, protein MASLVKAPPTMSTINAHQVHLRKLKLLSNLNMHHGLRFPRIHVNQTTVCCTKLTPWEPSPVTYAPTIDASGNLLKKTSNIFETLKSEDTAEAPATNSEELTDTKNQSLVQFQFLKWPMWLLGPSLLLTTGMVPTLWLPLSSVFLGPNIASLLSLIGLDCIFNLGATLFLLMADSCSRSKNQAQTCNSKPPLSYKFWNMVATVSGFVIPLMALLGSQKGTLQPQLPFIPFAVLLGPYMLLLSVQILTELLTWHWQSPVWLVTPVVYESYRLLQLMRGLKLGAELSAPTWMLHMIRGLVSWWILILGVQLMSVAWFAGFAARSQQQHSAAASGG, encoded by the coding sequence ATGGCATCACTAGTTAAAGCTCCTCCTACAATGTCTACTATTAATGCTCACCAAGTCCATCTCAGGAAGCTAAAATTGCTAAGCAACCTAAACATGCATCATGGTCTCAGATTTCCTAGAATTCATGTTAATCAAACCACTGTTTGCTGCACTAAATTGACTCCATGGGAACCTTCACCTGTCACGTATGCTCCTACCATTGATGCTTCTGGTAACTTATTGAAGAAAACTAGCAACATATTTGAAACCTTGAAGTCTGAAGACACAGCTGAAGCACCAGCAACCAACAGTGAAGAGCTTACAGATACAAAGAATCAGTCATTGGTGCAATTTCAGTTTCTTAAATGGCCGATGTGGCTTCTGGGCCCTTCTCTTCTCCTGACTACAGGCATGGTACCGACATTATGGCTGCCCCTATCTTCTGTATTCCTTGGTCCCAATATAGCCAGCCTCCTTTCCTTGATTGGACTGGATTGCATCTTCAATCTTGGTGCTACCCTTTTTCTTCTAATGGCCGATTCCTGTTCTCGGTCCAAAAACCAGGCACAAACCTGTAATAGCAAGCCTCCTTTGAGTTACAAATTTTGGAACATGGTTGCAACTGTATCTGGTTTTGTGATTCCCTTGATGGCGTTATTGGGATCTCAAAAGGGCACCCTCCAACCCCAGCTGCCTTTTATCCCATTTGCAGTTCTATTGGGTCCTTACATGCTGCTTTTATCTGTACAAATTCTGACTGAGCTGCTCACCTGGCACTGGCAGTCACCAGTATGGTTGGTAACCCCAGTTGTGTATGAGTCTTATCGGCTGTTACAGCTGATGAGGGGGTTGAAGCTTGGGGCTGAGCTCAGTGCTCCAACATGGATGTTGCATATGATTAGGGGGCTGGTATCTTGGTGGATTCTAATCCTTGGTGTTCAGCTCATGAGTGTTGCTTGGTTTGCCGGTTTCGCAGCTCGATCACAGCAGCAACACTCTGCTGCTGCTTCCGGTGGTTAA
- the LOC133681501 gene encoding probable plastidic glucose transporter 1 isoform X2 — protein sequence MWVATVLPKPVPPVLSVLTSSRNPKQSSFHFRFSYRPLNLKVSATKQQQQLPEPKADKKNPSSSDLGWLPAFPHVLIASMSNFLFGYHIGVMNGPIVSVAKELGFEGNSTLEGLVVSIFIAGAFLGSVASGSLVDKLGCRRTFQLDTIPLILGALISAQAHSLDEILWGRFLVGLGIGVNTVLVPIYISEVAPTKYRGSLGTLCQIGTCLGIIASLFLDIPSETDPHWWRTVLYIASAPGFILALGMQFAVESPRWLCKVGRLDDAKTVIRNIWGSSEVETAIQDFQSVIKNNGVNVGSGWLELLEEPHSRGCMTMKFAGINGVLYFSSLTFKDVGITSSSLASLFVGLANFAGALCAVYLMDKEGRQKLLIGSYLGMAVSMFLIACAIGFPVDEELSHNLSILGTLMYIFTFAIGAGPVTGLIIPELSSAKMRGKIMGFSFSVHWVCNFLVGLLFLDLVEIFGVAPVYTGFGSVSLLAAIYAKYFLVETKGRSLEEIEMSLNPDFSVRDKGP from the exons ATGTGGGTGGCTACGGTACTTCCTAAACCGGTTCCTCCGGTTCTTTCCGTTCTCACTTCTTCAAGAAACCCTAAACAAAGTTCTTTTCATTTCCGGTTCTCGTATCGACCTTTAAACCTTAAAGTTTCAGCAacaaagcagcagcagcagcttcccGAGCCGAAggctgataaaaaaaacccaagtagTTCTGATTTAGGATGGCTCCCTGCTTTTCCTCACGTCTTGATTGCCTCTATGTCAaattttctatttggttatcATATAGG GGTAATGAATGGTCCTATTGTTTCTGTTGCAAAAGAGTTGGGTTTTGAAGGAAATTCAACTCTTGAGGGTCTTGTGGTTAGCATTTTTATTGCTGGTGCATTTCTTGGAAGCGTGGCATCAGGTTCACTAGTTGATAAACTTGGATGTCGTCGCACGTTTCAGCTTGACACAATACCATTAATTCTGGGTGCACTTATAAG TGCGCAAGCGCACTCTTTGGATGAAATACTCTGGGGAAGATTTCTTGTTGGGCTTGGGATTGGTGTGAACACTGTTCTTGTTCCAATCTATATTTCAGAG GTTGCACCAACAAAATACAGAGGTTCATTGGGAACCTTGTGTCAGATTGGGACATGTCTTGGAATCATTGCATCATTGTTCCTTGATATTCCTTCTGAAACTGATCCACACTG GTGGAGGACAGTACTCTACATTGCAAGTGCTCCTGGATTTATTCTTGCACTCGGTATGCAGTTTGCTGTGGAAAGCCCCCGCTGGCTATGTAAA GTAGGGAGGCTAGATGATGCTAAAACAGTTATTCGTAATATTTGGGGATCATCTGAAGTTGAAACGGCAATCCAAGATTTCCAATCAGTCATCAAGAATAATGGCGTTAATGTGGGTAGTGGATGGTTGGAACTCCTGGAGGAACCACATTCTAGAGGTTGTATGACTATGAAG TTTGCTGGGATAAATGGAGTCCTTTATTTTTCATCGTTGACTTTTAAAGATGTCGGTATAACAAGTAGCAGTTTAGCAAGCTTATTTGTTGGACTTGCCAACTTTGCAG GTGCACTTTGTGCTGTATACCTAATGGATAAGGAAGGGAGACAAAAGCTCCTGATTGGCAGTTACTTGGGAATG GCAGTTTCAATGTTTCTTATTGCTTGTGCTATCGGTTTTCCAGTAGATGAAGAACTCAGTCACAATTTGTCAATACTAGGAACTCTGAT GTACATTTTCACATTTGCCATCGGAGCTGGCCCTGTAACTGGTCTCATCATACCAGAACTGAGCAGCGCCAAGATGCGAGGGAAGATTATGGGGTTCAGTTTTTCTGTTCATTGG GTTTGCAATTTCCTGGTGGGTCTATTATTTCTCGACTTGGTGGAGATTTTTGGAGTTGCTCCTGTTTATACCGGCTTTGGCAGTGTGTCCTTGTTAGCAGCAATATATGCCAAGTATTTCTTAGTTGAAACTAAAGGACGCTCTCTTGAAGAGATTGAAATGTCTCTGAACCCCGATTTCTCTGTCAGAGACAAGGGACCTTAA